One genomic segment of Ctenopharyngodon idella isolate HZGC_01 chromosome 7, HZGC01, whole genome shotgun sequence includes these proteins:
- the slco3a1b gene encoding solute carrier organic anion transporter family member 3A1, with translation MYAEGSTPDTEPDACQKKTSCFSNIKIFLISECALMLAQGTVGAYLVSVLTTLERRFNLQSADVGVIASSFEIGNLALILFVSYFGARAHRPRLIGCGGIVMALGALLSALPEFLTHQYEYQSGESRPVGQGQNVCSNNSRADLSDPSYICGNRTNTNMMYLLLIGAQMLLGIGATPLQPLGVSYIDDHVRREDSSLYIGILFSTLVFGPACGFILGSLCTKVYVDAVFIDTSTLDITPDDPRWIGAWWGGFIICGLFLFLSSFFMFGFPQSLNEPGEGPGGESEQAMLPAELVQEYEGVKASDDPEISTGLTCCQHLQVIPKVTKHLLSNPVFTCVILAACMEIGVVAGFAAFLGKYLEQQFNLSTSSANQLLGMTAIPCACLGIFLGGLLVKKLDLSALGAIRLAMLVNIISTACYVSFLFLGCDTGPVAGVTVAYGNESLGSWERTEAACLSGCNCYTSSLSPVCGSNGITYLSACLAGCTRGNLTGCKCIAQGDGPGTATPGKCSSPGCQQAFLTFLAVVCLCSMIGAMAQTPSVIILIRTVSPELKSYALGVLFLLLRLLGFIPPPLIFGIGIDSTCLLWSSVCGIKGACMLYDNITYRYLYVSIAIVLKSSAFILYTITWQCLRQNYSRYIKNSEDYLTPSQLFASNLTLDNLGKDIVQNPSNRTKFIYNLDDHAWSENMESAI, from the exons ATGTACGCGGAGGGAAGCACGCCAGACACTGAGCCAGACGCGTGCCAGAAGAAGACATCATGCTTCTCCAACATCAAAATATTCCTCATATCAGAATGTGCCTTAATGTTGGCACAGGGCACTGTAGGAGCCTATCTG gtCAGTGTCCTCACCACGCTAGAACGACGCTTCAACTTGCAGAGCGCTGACGTGGGTGTGATCGCCAGCAGCTTTGAGATTGGCAACCTTGCCCTCATCTTATTCGTCAGCTACTTTGGGGCCAGGGCGCATCGGCCGCGGCTGATTGGTTGTGGGGGCATCGTGATGGCGCTGGGAGCGTTACTGTCAGCACTGCCTGAGTTCTTGACCCACCAGTATGAATATCAGTCTGGAGAGTCACGACCTGTGGGACAGGGACAGAACGTGTGCTCCAATAACAGTCGAGCAGATCTCTCTGATCCTAGTTATATCTGTGGGAATAGAACCAATACCAACATGATGTACCTGCTGCTGATCGGAGCTCAAATGCTTCTGGGGATTGGAGCGACACCCCTGCAGCCGCTGGGTGTGTCTTACATCGATGATCATGTCAGGCGTGAAGACTCCTCCCTTTATATTG GTATCTTATTCTCTACACTGGTCTTTGGACCAGCCTGTGGTTTTATTCTTGGCTCTCTGTGCACCAAAGTTTATGTTGATGCAGTCTTCATTGACACAA GCACGCTGGACATCACTCCTGACGATCCACGCTGGATCGGTGCCTGGTGGGGCGGCTTTATCATATGTGGCcttttcctcttcctctcctcgtttttcatgtttgggttCCCGCAGTCGCTGAACGAGCCTGGGGAGGGTCCGGGGGGTGAAAGCGAACAGGCCATGCTGCCTGCTGAGCTGGTGCAGGAGTATGAAGGAGTCAAAGCCTCAGATGACCCAGAGATCAGCACTGGCCTCACCTGCTGCCAGCACCTGCAGG TTATCCCTAAGGTGACTAAGCATCTGCTGTCCAACCCGGTTTTCACCTGTGTCATTCTCGCTGCCTGTATGGAAATCGGCGTGGTCGCTGGATTTGCTGCCTTCCTAGGGAAATATCTCGAACAGCAGTTCAACCTCTCAACGTCCTCTGCCAATCAGCTCCTAG GTATGACAGCAATCCCCTGTGCTTGTCTGGGTATTTTCCTGGGTGGCCTCCTGGTGAAAAAGTTGGATCTGTCTGCATTAGGGGCTATTCGTCTGGCCATGCTAGTCAATATCATCTCTACGGCCTGCTACGTCTCCTTCCTTTTCCTTGGCTGTGATACAGGCCCAGTCGCCGGGGTTACTGTTGCCTATGGCAACGA GAGTCTAGGTTCATGGGAGCGGACGGAGGCCGCATGTCTGTCAGGCTGTAATTGTTACACGTCTTCTCTAAGCCCCGTCTGCGGTTCCAACGGCATCACCTACCTCTCAGCCTGCCTGGCTGGCTGCACTAGAGGC AATCTGACAGGCTGTAAGTGCATCGCCCAAGGCGACGGGCCCGGTACAGCCACACCGGGGAAGTGTTCCAGCCCAGGCTGTCAGCAGGCCTTCCTCACGTTCCTAGCAGTCGTGTGCTTGTGCAGCATGATCGGAGCCATGGCTCAGACTCCATCCGTCATCATCCTGATCAG AACTGTGAGCCCAGAGCTGAAGTCTTACGCCCTTGGAGTTCTTTTCCTGTTGCTCCGGCTGCTAG GTTTCATTCCTCCACCTCTGATCTTTGGCATTGGGATTGACTCCACCTGCCTACTGTGGAGCTCGGTGTGCGGCATTAAAGGGGCCTGCATGCTTTACGACAACATCACCTACCGCTACCTTTACGTCAGCATCGCCATCGTTCTCAAATCCAGCGCCTTCATTCTCTACACCATCACCTGGCAGTGTCTGCGTCAGAACTACTCCAGGTACATTAAGAACAGTGAGGACTATCTGACCCCAAGCCAGCTGTTCGCCTCCAACCTCACCCTGGACAACCTGGGGAAGGACATTGTACAGAATCCTTCCAACCGCACCAAGTTCATTTACAACCTGGATGACCATGCCTGGAGCGAGAACATGGAGTCAGCCATATAG